In a genomic window of uncultured Sphaerochaeta sp.:
- a CDS encoding DUF4143 domain-containing protein — translation MEAFYRPRIIDSTVEQYLRAFGAVCIEGPRWCGKTWTAQHHSKSSFFVGDPAGNFQNRQLAQIDPSLALKGSQPRLIDEWQEVPSLWDAVRFTVDQSPEKGQFILTGSATPSQKGIMHSGTGRIARLRMMPMSLFESGDSSGIISLRELCAGFLENVLTGEVQLQSLASFILRGGWPGNLQVSTEDAIKIPEQYLDNVVTNDVAKVDATKRDETKMRLLLRSLARNESTTATIALLKRDIRGVEQLTLDEDTISEYLTIFTKLFIIENQKPVATAIRSSLRIKQAEKRHLVDPSFACSLLGITNTQRLIGDLQTFGFLFEALCERDLKIYAQTFGANLLHYQDYSNDEIDAVVEMADGSWSAFEIKLGANQIDEAARKLLAISKKFERPPTTLCVLCGLSNAAYRRPDGVCVVPITALRP, via the coding sequence ATGGAAGCCTTCTATCGGCCTCGTATTATTGACTCTACTGTAGAACAATACCTTCGTGCATTTGGTGCGGTCTGTATCGAGGGACCCAGGTGGTGTGGAAAGACCTGGACTGCGCAGCATCATTCCAAGAGTTCTTTCTTTGTTGGCGATCCAGCAGGAAATTTCCAAAACAGACAGCTTGCACAAATTGATCCGTCCCTAGCTCTTAAAGGCTCCCAACCCCGCCTTATCGACGAATGGCAGGAAGTTCCATCTCTATGGGATGCTGTACGGTTTACTGTCGACCAATCCCCTGAAAAGGGACAATTCATACTTACCGGATCAGCTACACCTTCTCAAAAAGGAATCATGCATAGTGGGACCGGCCGTATTGCGCGCCTGCGAATGATGCCCATGTCGTTGTTCGAATCGGGAGATTCCTCAGGAATAATATCCTTACGGGAGCTTTGTGCAGGATTTCTCGAGAATGTGCTTACAGGCGAGGTACAACTGCAATCTTTGGCTTCTTTCATTCTCAGAGGAGGATGGCCAGGAAATCTGCAAGTATCAACAGAAGATGCAATCAAGATTCCAGAACAGTATCTGGACAATGTCGTGACAAATGATGTGGCAAAAGTGGATGCTACGAAACGTGATGAAACGAAAATGCGCCTATTGCTTCGATCACTTGCACGCAACGAAAGTACCACGGCAACCATAGCACTCCTTAAGCGAGATATTCGGGGAGTTGAGCAATTGACACTTGATGAAGATACAATCTCGGAGTATCTCACTATCTTTACGAAACTTTTTATCATTGAGAACCAGAAGCCGGTTGCAACAGCCATACGTTCGTCGCTTCGCATAAAGCAGGCAGAGAAACGCCATCTCGTCGATCCCTCTTTTGCATGCTCACTGTTAGGAATCACCAATACACAAAGACTCATCGGAGACCTACAAACATTTGGCTTCTTATTCGAGGCATTGTGTGAGCGAGACCTCAAGATCTATGCGCAAACGTTCGGAGCAAATCTTCTTCATTACCAAGACTACAGCAATGATGAAATCGATGCAGTAGTGGAGATGGCCGATGGGAGCTGGTCAGCCTTTGAAATCAAATTAGGAGCAAACCAAATTGACGAGGCTGCCAGAAAACTTCTTGCAATCAGCAAGAAGTTCGAACGTCCGCCTACTACTCTTTGTGTCCTCTGCGGTCTCTCAAATGCAGCGTACCGTAGACCTGATGGTGTTTGTGTGGTACCGATCACTGCGCTGAGACCATAA
- a CDS encoding helix-turn-helix transcriptional regulator: MQVWEAIQRVLDVIETEEMSIGELAKVASLSPFYFQRLFARLVGMPVGEYVRLRRLARSCEALTDTQLHILDIALQFGFSDHANYTRAFRDAYGLTPQEYRQHPVHLNHCIKADASLRYAEHEEGVPLIADDMVVEVNRRRLENPRFLKYFFSWKFLLQYLLISCLITLLPDQVPALDSVFLLNVMRIEPCMYA; encoded by the coding sequence ATGCAAGTATGGGAAGCAATCCAACGTGTGTTGGATGTAATAGAGACAGAAGAAATGTCTATCGGGGAGTTGGCAAAGGTAGCATCCTTGTCACCGTTCTATTTCCAACGGCTGTTTGCCCGTTTGGTGGGGATGCCGGTGGGAGAGTATGTGAGGCTGAGAAGGTTGGCAAGGTCGTGTGAAGCACTCACTGATACACAGCTGCACATTCTCGATATTGCCTTGCAGTTCGGCTTCTCCGACCATGCCAACTACACACGAGCCTTTCGTGATGCCTATGGCCTTACTCCCCAGGAGTACCGCCAGCATCCAGTTCATCTCAATCATTGCATCAAGGCCGATGCTTCCCTGCGGTATGCTGAGCATGAGGAAGGAGTTCCGCTCATTGCCGATGACATGGTGGTGGAAGTGAATCGCAGGAGGTTGGAGAATCCTCGCTTCTTAAAGTATTTCTTCTCTTGGAAATTCTTATTGCAGTATCTATTGATAAGTTGCTTGATTACTCTACTCCCAGATCAGGTCCCAGCCCTTGATTCAGTGTTTCTCCTCAACGTAATGAGAATTGAACCTTGTATGTATGCTTAG
- a CDS encoding sugar ABC transporter permease: MQANLGYKKRGNRVAVASLLPIFLYHFLVIVLPSFNSVVNSFTNWNGLLTKEFIGVENYRELFGDPNFYEAFANNLRWLVLFLTIPIILSIVVGFFLAKTHRGQVALRACYFLPYVISAAIAGKIFAAFYNPYFGINTLFEQLGLAFLAKDWLAPANALYSVATVDMWHWWGFLLVVFLSAMQQIDPMLYESAEVEGANELQKLWFITIPGIKRTLLFVILATMVWSISTFDYVWVMTKGSSGSSLLSTMLYKNAFFKYRAGYACAIAVVQTGIAIVVFGGFALIQKNVGDE, translated from the coding sequence ATGCAAGCAAACCTCGGATACAAGAAACGTGGAAATAGGGTGGCAGTCGCTTCCTTGTTACCGATTTTCCTCTATCACTTCCTTGTCATCGTACTGCCATCTTTCAACTCGGTGGTCAACTCCTTCACAAACTGGAATGGACTGCTCACCAAAGAGTTCATAGGAGTAGAGAACTATCGTGAACTCTTCGGTGATCCGAACTTCTATGAGGCGTTTGCAAACAACCTCAGGTGGTTGGTCCTCTTTCTGACCATCCCCATCATCCTGAGCATCGTCGTAGGATTCTTTCTCGCCAAAACCCACCGGGGACAGGTTGCCCTGCGTGCCTGCTACTTCCTTCCCTATGTGATTTCCGCTGCCATTGCCGGCAAGATCTTTGCAGCCTTCTACAACCCGTATTTCGGTATCAACACGTTGTTCGAGCAACTTGGGCTCGCCTTTCTCGCCAAAGACTGGCTTGCTCCCGCAAATGCCCTCTACTCGGTTGCCACCGTAGACATGTGGCACTGGTGGGGATTCCTGCTTGTCGTCTTTCTCAGTGCCATGCAGCAGATCGACCCCATGCTGTACGAGAGTGCGGAGGTGGAAGGAGCCAATGAGCTGCAGAAGCTGTGGTTCATCACGATACCCGGTATCAAGAGGACCTTGCTGTTTGTCATCCTTGCCACCATGGTATGGTCGATCAGCACGTTTGACTATGTCTGGGTCATGACCAAGGGCAGTTCAGGTTCCTCGCTCCTGTCCACCATGCTGTACAAGAATGCCTTCTTCAAGTATCGCGCAGGCTATGCCTGTGCCATTGCAGTGGTGCAGACAGGCATAGCCATCGTAGTCTTCGGTGGCTTTGCACTCATCCAAAAGAACGTGGGGGATGAATGA
- a CDS encoding nucleotidyl transferase AbiEii/AbiGii toxin family protein, protein MVRPICFTREQIEKIRMGFSVDYAILERSIFALALLEALAKVGLPFIFKGGTSLLLLLEKPRRLSTDIDIIVQPGTDVQSYLEQAGKIYPFRSMEQQIRTGKNKIDKAHYKFTYDSPVKAAQFHIFLDILFEENHYCTLVERKVDHPFLSSEEPYVYVTMPSINCILGDKLTAFAPHTTGIPFGIDK, encoded by the coding sequence ATGGTGAGGCCGATCTGTTTCACACGTGAGCAGATTGAGAAGATCAGAATGGGTTTCTCTGTGGACTACGCCATCCTTGAAAGGAGCATCTTTGCCTTGGCTTTGCTTGAGGCGCTCGCAAAGGTGGGCCTGCCATTCATTTTCAAGGGGGGAACCAGCCTTTTGCTCCTTCTTGAGAAACCGAGAAGACTGTCAACCGACATCGATATCATCGTACAGCCGGGCACCGACGTACAGTCCTATCTTGAGCAAGCTGGAAAAATCTATCCATTTCGCTCAATGGAACAGCAGATTCGGACAGGTAAGAACAAGATTGACAAAGCCCACTACAAATTCACCTACGACTCGCCGGTAAAAGCAGCTCAATTTCATATCTTTCTGGATATCCTTTTTGAAGAGAACCATTATTGTACCTTGGTCGAACGAAAGGTCGACCATCCATTCCTGAGTTCTGAGGAACCCTATGTGTATGTAACGATGCCAAGCATCAATTGCATACTGGGTGATAAATTGACAGCCTTTGCTCCTCATACCACCGGTATTCCGTTTGGCATTGACAAGTAA
- a CDS encoding DUF6577 family protein: protein MKAKTAKNVVIGETLRDFYIILSYTERAKTAKNWKSAEKADEEISMNKDAIIRNLPDGICSRQQILYAAQRVEPSFKETQLRYLMGALQDSEVIVRVGRNQYKKAGKEPKKSIFTGAYSPAALQVIQYMQERFPLLSYRVWELTWLNEFFNHQLAHNRIIVEVEKDGCDYVFSSLVEKFPGRVLLKPRAQEIVHYGIDDGIIIDRLVTDAPKSDGEPYQVPLEKLIVDLFANKNLMLSKGDYSSAIEMMFANYRIDQVSMLRYARRRNKVKDAFGFLRGKTTIELMVQG, encoded by the coding sequence ATGAAAGCCAAAACGGCAAAAAATGTAGTAATTGGTGAAACTCTTCGTGACTTCTACATAATTTTGTCCTATACTGAAAGAGCCAAAACGGCAAAAAATTGGAAATCTGCCGAAAAGGCTGATGAGGAAATCAGTATGAACAAGGATGCAATCATTCGGAATTTACCAGATGGAATATGTTCGAGACAGCAGATCTTGTATGCGGCTCAGCGTGTTGAGCCATCCTTCAAGGAGACGCAGCTCAGATACTTGATGGGAGCCCTACAAGATTCTGAAGTGATTGTCAGGGTTGGACGCAATCAATACAAGAAAGCTGGGAAAGAGCCTAAGAAAAGCATCTTCACAGGAGCATATTCCCCTGCAGCACTGCAGGTAATCCAGTACATGCAGGAGCGTTTTCCACTCCTTTCCTATAGGGTGTGGGAGTTGACCTGGCTCAATGAGTTCTTCAACCATCAGCTGGCACACAATCGAATCATCGTTGAGGTGGAGAAGGATGGTTGTGATTATGTGTTCTCCTCGCTAGTTGAGAAATTTCCGGGCAGGGTACTACTGAAGCCAAGAGCTCAGGAGATAGTGCACTATGGAATCGATGATGGAATCATCATCGACCGACTTGTCACTGATGCTCCCAAGTCAGACGGCGAGCCATATCAGGTACCTTTGGAAAAGTTGATAGTGGATTTGTTTGCAAACAAAAACCTGATGCTCTCCAAAGGTGATTATTCCTCTGCAATTGAGATGATGTTCGCAAACTACCGCATCGACCAGGTCTCAATGCTACGGTATGCACGAAGAAGAAACAAAGTGAAGGATGCATTTGGATTTCTTCGAGGCAAGACGACGATCGAACTAATGGTTCAGGGGTAA
- a CDS encoding ABC transporter substrate-binding protein — MKKTGILFLVMLCSLGLVFASAQKEANEKQIIEISSNVTEEGQIATQQTVFETLVGEYNQTHGTQYELRFVSGQGMDITNTRMSSKDKPDIFTIDSPADVHRYQKDGLLLDLTPYAKQYNWEGTLFDWAYKLSIIDDKVYTLPFGYEGMVVWYNKEIMGKLGLTPESLTNLASFESALKKAQDSGYIPIMLGSQDWPWAQEWYLSILFSYTGRELLKSTIEGKEAQGWNQQAFRTTVELVKSWNDKGYLADGKSFTLTSDDAINAFTSGKALFKVEGTWAPYWIIPLAKEDYEKIGVMLHPAINANEQPHMPLAVGGMWCASASTQHADISGYILSNMMRDEFQGKFLESGLDIAPKVIDEAQFANLSPIVQEMWKMVNTALDNGSFGYTTWAFFPPETRLYAYEGIVDVYGEKITIDAYLAELQRLNTKELKEGFVPVIPSAK, encoded by the coding sequence ATGAAAAAAACGGGTATTCTCTTCCTGGTCATGCTGTGTTCCCTCGGACTGGTGTTTGCATCAGCCCAGAAAGAAGCAAATGAAAAGCAAATAATCGAAATTTCCTCAAACGTCACCGAAGAAGGACAGATTGCCACCCAGCAAACCGTCTTCGAGACACTGGTTGGTGAATACAACCAAACCCATGGCACACAGTACGAACTGAGGTTTGTCAGCGGCCAGGGCATGGACATCACCAACACACGCATGAGCTCAAAGGACAAACCGGACATCTTCACCATCGATTCCCCGGCCGATGTCCACCGGTACCAGAAAGACGGACTGCTGCTTGACCTTACTCCCTATGCAAAGCAGTACAACTGGGAAGGAACGCTCTTTGATTGGGCCTACAAGCTCTCCATCATTGATGACAAGGTGTACACCCTCCCGTTCGGCTACGAGGGAATGGTGGTATGGTACAACAAGGAAATCATGGGAAAGCTTGGCCTTACCCCGGAATCGCTGACCAACCTCGCAAGCTTTGAGTCAGCACTCAAGAAAGCACAAGACAGTGGCTACATCCCCATCATGCTAGGCTCGCAAGACTGGCCTTGGGCACAGGAGTGGTATCTTTCCATCCTCTTCAGCTACACAGGACGCGAACTGCTCAAGAGTACCATCGAAGGCAAAGAGGCTCAGGGTTGGAACCAGCAAGCATTCAGGACTACGGTGGAGCTGGTAAAGTCCTGGAATGACAAGGGCTATCTTGCAGACGGCAAGTCTTTCACCCTCACCAGCGATGACGCGATAAACGCCTTCACCAGCGGCAAGGCTCTCTTCAAGGTCGAAGGAACCTGGGCACCGTACTGGATCATCCCCCTTGCTAAGGAAGACTATGAAAAGATCGGCGTGATGCTCCATCCTGCCATCAATGCCAATGAGCAGCCCCATATGCCTTTGGCAGTCGGAGGCATGTGGTGTGCATCCGCATCAACACAACATGCGGACATCAGCGGTTACATCCTGTCCAACATGATGCGTGATGAGTTCCAGGGCAAGTTCCTGGAGTCGGGACTCGATATCGCACCCAAGGTAATCGACGAAGCGCAGTTTGCAAATCTCTCTCCCATCGTGCAGGAGATGTGGAAAATGGTGAACACCGCCCTGGACAACGGCTCCTTCGGGTATACCACCTGGGCCTTCTTCCCGCCCGAGACAAGACTCTACGCCTATGAAGGCATCGTTGACGTCTATGGAGAGAAAATCACCATTGATGCCTACCTTGCAGAACTGCAGCGCCTGAACACCAAGGAATTGAAAGAGGGGTTTGTCCCCGTCATCCCTTCGGCCAAATGA
- a CDS encoding ADP-ribosylglycohydrolase family protein codes for MNQDYAYDDRYFQRTYAGWLGKIIGIRLGSPIEGWTHEQIMETYGEIDGYKREYHDYAADDDSNGPAFFIRSLADFSADIQPITSEQMGETWLNYVSSHKGFFWWGGYGISSEHTAYENLKAGIAAPRSGSMLQNGTTVAEQIGGQIFVDTWGFAFPANPQLAADYAEKMVSVSHDGEGIYGGRFLAACISAAYTATSLYEILDKGLSVIPKDSRYAQVVNNIISFYEKDAEKEWKQCLSYIQNTFGYDKYPGNCHIIPNAAIIILSLLYGEGDFQKSQLICNTSGWDTDCNAGNVGAILGVFNGIDAIDHPWIEPIKDLLISSSVIGSLNIDTVSNTAMYFCMLGCRMHHVSPPAPWAERIGQEGRVFHFDFQKSTQTIRPSSDAVALENCDQEVVAGHRSLRIAAKEASSMKVFLKTYYRPEDLSDSRYDPSFTPILFPGQWVRAVLKNIGTTRVEGVLSAYDMRHDMAYEATLLLEPEVTKTMTLQIPRIEGGLIRRLELTIASLSDKPEFLQVLLDSITFAGVPDYSIDFGKEMIENYGFGHTGLHQEISQFTQNDGIWELDGSCLSGSCALEGEAYTGLYSMKDVTVSCTLEPIVGYYHLLNFRVQGAARSYAFGFYGEDTLALVKKRQSYEVLQSIPFAFGMQQPHHLSVSVCGNRILASLDGKLVFDYQDEDSAYFFGQVGFGVRNGSHCHFSSLDIIPLHS; via the coding sequence ATGAATCAGGACTATGCATACGACGACCGCTATTTTCAGAGAACCTATGCCGGATGGCTGGGGAAAATCATCGGGATCAGGTTGGGTTCCCCCATTGAAGGCTGGACCCATGAGCAAATCATGGAGACCTATGGGGAGATAGACGGCTACAAGCGTGAATACCATGACTATGCCGCGGATGATGACAGCAATGGCCCTGCCTTCTTCATCCGCAGTCTTGCTGATTTCTCTGCAGATATTCAGCCCATTACCAGCGAGCAGATGGGGGAAACTTGGCTCAACTATGTCTCCTCCCACAAGGGCTTCTTCTGGTGGGGAGGCTATGGCATTTCCTCCGAGCATACTGCCTATGAGAATCTGAAGGCCGGCATAGCTGCTCCGCGCAGTGGGTCCATGCTCCAGAATGGGACCACGGTCGCCGAGCAGATCGGCGGTCAGATCTTTGTGGATACCTGGGGCTTTGCATTTCCTGCAAACCCCCAGCTTGCCGCTGACTATGCAGAGAAGATGGTATCGGTCTCGCATGACGGGGAAGGCATCTATGGAGGCCGGTTCCTGGCAGCCTGCATAAGTGCAGCATACACGGCAACCTCCTTGTACGAGATTCTGGACAAGGGCTTGTCGGTCATACCCAAGGACAGCCGGTACGCACAGGTGGTGAACAACATCATCTCGTTTTATGAAAAAGACGCTGAGAAGGAGTGGAAACAGTGTCTTTCCTACATCCAGAACACGTTCGGCTATGACAAGTATCCCGGGAATTGCCACATCATCCCCAATGCTGCCATCATCATCCTCTCCCTGCTCTATGGGGAAGGGGACTTTCAGAAGTCCCAGTTGATCTGCAACACCTCAGGATGGGATACCGATTGCAACGCAGGCAATGTCGGGGCAATCCTTGGTGTGTTCAACGGCATTGATGCCATTGATCACCCATGGATTGAACCGATCAAGGATTTGCTCATCTCTTCCAGCGTCATCGGCAGCCTGAATATCGATACGGTTTCCAACACAGCCATGTATTTCTGCATGCTGGGCTGCAGGATGCATCATGTCAGCCCTCCTGCCCCCTGGGCTGAGAGGATAGGACAGGAGGGAAGGGTCTTCCATTTTGACTTTCAGAAATCCACCCAGACGATCAGGCCGTCAAGCGATGCAGTTGCTCTAGAAAACTGTGACCAGGAAGTGGTCGCCGGTCACCGGTCTCTTCGTATTGCGGCAAAGGAAGCCTCCTCGATGAAGGTGTTTCTCAAGACGTATTACAGACCGGAGGACCTCTCCGATTCCCGCTATGATCCCAGCTTCACCCCCATTCTCTTTCCCGGCCAATGGGTACGTGCAGTTCTGAAGAATATCGGCACCACCCGTGTGGAGGGAGTACTTTCAGCCTACGACATGCGCCATGATATGGCATACGAGGCAACGCTGCTTCTTGAGCCTGAGGTGACCAAGACGATGACGCTTCAGATTCCCCGGATTGAAGGTGGCTTGATTCGTCGTCTCGAACTGACGATAGCTTCTCTTTCCGACAAACCGGAATTCTTGCAGGTACTCCTTGATTCAATAACCTTTGCAGGGGTTCCTGACTACTCAATTGATTTTGGCAAGGAGATGATCGAGAACTATGGGTTCGGTCACACAGGCCTGCATCAGGAGATAAGCCAATTCACCCAGAATGATGGCATTTGGGAACTGGACGGTTCCTGCCTGAGCGGAAGCTGTGCCCTCGAGGGAGAAGCCTATACCGGCTTGTACTCCATGAAGGATGTGACTGTCTCCTGCACACTTGAGCCGATTGTCGGGTATTACCATCTGCTGAACTTCAGGGTCCAGGGAGCTGCCAGAAGCTATGCATTCGGCTTCTATGGTGAAGATACACTTGCCTTGGTAAAGAAGAGGCAATCATATGAGGTACTGCAGAGCATCCCCTTTGCGTTTGGGATGCAGCAACCCCATCACTTATCCGTAAGCGTGTGTGGGAATCGGATTCTCGCCTCCCTGGATGGAAAACTAGTGTTTGATTACCAGGATGAGGACTCAGCGTACTTCTTCGGCCAAGTAGGCTTTGGCGTACGCAATGGCAGTCATTGCCACTTCAGCAGTCTGGACATCATTCCTTTGCATAGCTGA
- a CDS encoding isoprenylcysteine carboxylmethyltransferase family protein has product MLSILNILSLLVSSVGFSLYYILSVKPARMERTKGPKAYQLAARYRMICTVYMAIAFVNFVLYRWLPLSFDPLPLRFPWPYWLSIAIALGIGIPATILMVVAIRDAGKETLAPEKDHTLYTGIYESIRHPQALGELCIWYVVALLLDSPFLLCISVLYTPLWILWCFLEEKDLVIRYGKSYEQYRLRTGMFIPKRRKRTQR; this is encoded by the coding sequence ATGCTCAGTATCCTGAATATACTCTCACTTCTGGTCAGTTCGGTGGGGTTCAGTCTCTACTACATCCTTTCGGTCAAGCCTGCACGGATGGAGAGGACAAAAGGGCCGAAGGCCTACCAGCTTGCCGCAAGGTACCGGATGATCTGCACGGTGTATATGGCAATCGCGTTTGTCAATTTCGTGCTGTATCGCTGGCTTCCCCTCTCGTTCGACCCCTTGCCGCTTCGTTTTCCCTGGCCGTATTGGCTGAGCATCGCCATTGCACTGGGTATTGGCATTCCTGCAACCATCCTCATGGTGGTTGCCATCAGGGATGCGGGCAAAGAGACACTTGCACCAGAGAAGGACCATACACTCTATACAGGCATCTATGAGAGCATCAGGCATCCGCAGGCACTGGGAGAGCTCTGTATATGGTATGTTGTTGCCTTGCTGCTGGACTCGCCTTTTCTCCTCTGCATCTCTGTTCTCTACACTCCCCTCTGGATCCTGTGGTGCTTCCTGGAAGAGAAGGATCTGGTAATTCGCTACGGGAAGAGCTATGAGCAGTACCGCTTGAGAACGGGGATGTTCATACCCAAAAGGAGAAAGAGAACGCAACGGTAG
- a CDS encoding DUF2089 domain-containing protein has product MEHSWQKLLSMTGGKKFLITQIRVPEDNITIEGNFQLPPFADLSMEDQIFIAAFIKTNGSIKQMESIFNISYPTVKNRINRIASQLDIVDVSIQVSNPIKDILDRLETGAITAADALKEIE; this is encoded by the coding sequence ATGGAACACAGTTGGCAGAAACTGCTCTCAATGACAGGCGGCAAGAAATTCCTCATTACCCAGATACGGGTACCGGAAGACAATATCACCATAGAAGGGAACTTCCAATTGCCTCCCTTTGCGGACCTGAGCATGGAAGACCAGATCTTCATTGCAGCCTTCATCAAGACAAACGGCTCGATCAAGCAGATGGAATCCATCTTCAACATCAGCTATCCAACGGTGAAGAACCGGATCAATCGTATTGCAAGCCAACTCGACATCGTCGATGTCTCCATACAGGTATCCAACCCCATCAAGGACATTCTCGACCGTCTGGAAACAGGTGCCATTACTGCTGCCGACGCACTGAAGGAGATTGAATGA
- a CDS encoding AraC family transcriptional regulator: MGRAVTKAKVHNLEFSYSLVTIPLDPEFPLDWIHHDVSHDEINQVHNHDVIEIGLCLEGYGLFIQGKQIHSYKPGDGVVVGPLVYHRANNTNPAKKNHWIFFYFDSKDWDCLAIPSNSMFFADRNKHQEFSNMLEILYHELEEQQEGYKEIAKGLIISISSYIVRHVTKNEGNTTSDTLAMREAIDSRILRALDLMTEFRNLNAPISDIAYQCCLSESHFRRLFKDQIGISPKEYQTDVKLKVAMAMLRDRKKSILDISLECGFDSLCNFNRQFKNKTGQPPSVWRKAQW, from the coding sequence ATGGGTAGGGCAGTCACCAAAGCAAAGGTTCATAACTTGGAATTCTCATACTCTCTGGTCACCATCCCCTTGGACCCGGAGTTTCCTCTTGATTGGATTCATCACGACGTATCCCATGATGAGATCAACCAAGTGCACAACCATGATGTCATAGAAATAGGACTCTGCCTTGAAGGATACGGACTGTTCATCCAAGGCAAGCAAATACACTCCTACAAACCAGGCGATGGCGTGGTAGTGGGGCCTTTGGTCTATCATCGGGCAAACAACACCAACCCGGCAAAGAAGAACCATTGGATCTTCTTCTACTTCGATTCCAAAGACTGGGACTGTCTTGCAATACCCTCCAACTCCATGTTCTTCGCTGACCGAAACAAACACCAGGAGTTCTCCAACATGCTGGAAATCCTCTACCACGAGCTGGAAGAACAGCAGGAAGGGTACAAGGAAATAGCAAAAGGCCTCATCATCTCCATCTCCTCCTACATAGTCCGTCACGTAACGAAGAATGAAGGCAACACCACTTCTGATACCTTGGCCATGCGCGAAGCAATTGACAGCCGTATCTTGCGTGCCTTGGACCTCATGACCGAGTTTAGGAACCTGAACGCCCCCATCTCCGACATAGCCTACCAATGTTGCCTATCGGAATCACACTTCAGACGACTCTTCAAAGACCAGATCGGCATCTCCCCCAAAGAGTACCAGACTGACGTGAAACTCAAGGTTGCCATGGCAATGCTCAGGGACAGGAAGAAGTCCATCCTGGACATCTCCCTTGAATGTGGCTTTGACAGCCTCTGCAATTTCAACCGCCAATTCAAGAACAAAACAGGACAGCCCCCCTCCGTATGGAGAAAAGCCCAATGGTAG
- a CDS encoding carbohydrate ABC transporter permease: MMKHKNKRNSIILHLTLMLLALIQVTPLLAALMNSLRTNAAIKKVAVGIPLPPQFSNFLKAWTIGGYFTAFTNSILVSIASSVVVLAFSIIGGYFLSRTSLRFSKFLLIYFGVSLSIPTFSFLVPVYYSFASLNLVNTHIGLIIIYIAMNMPFNIMLASSFISQIPKALDEAAIIDGCSPYQVIGRIIFPLAKPVITTILLISFVNTWNEYTLANIFLQKPELKTAATRYVLFVGERGSDLSMIYTAGIITMLPIVILFFLLQNYFIDGMTSGSVK; encoded by the coding sequence ATGATGAAACACAAGAACAAGCGCAATTCAATCATCCTGCACCTCACCCTCATGTTGCTTGCCCTCATCCAGGTCACCCCGCTCTTGGCAGCCCTCATGAACTCCCTGAGAACCAATGCCGCCATCAAGAAGGTTGCGGTAGGCATTCCCTTGCCCCCGCAGTTCTCCAACTTCCTGAAAGCCTGGACCATTGGAGGGTACTTCACTGCATTTACCAACAGCATACTCGTAAGCATTGCATCCTCGGTGGTTGTGCTTGCCTTCTCAATCATAGGAGGATACTTCCTCTCCCGGACAAGCCTGAGGTTCAGCAAGTTCCTGCTCATCTACTTCGGGGTATCGCTCTCCATCCCGACCTTCTCCTTTCTGGTTCCCGTCTACTACTCGTTTGCCAGCCTGAATCTGGTCAACACCCATATCGGCCTCATCATTATCTATATCGCTATGAACATGCCGTTCAATATCATGCTCGCCAGCTCGTTCATCAGCCAAATTCCCAAAGCACTCGATGAGGCCGCCATCATTGACGGGTGTTCCCCCTATCAGGTCATCGGAAGGATTATCTTCCCCTTGGCCAAACCGGTTATCACGACCATTCTTCTTATCTCCTTTGTGAACACATGGAATGAGTACACGCTTGCAAATATCTTCCTGCAAAAACCCGAGTTGAAGACCGCTGCCACCCGCTATGTGCTGTTCGTCGGCGAACGGGGATCGGACTTGTCGATGATATACACTGCCGGAATCATCACCATGCTTCCAATCGTGATCTTGTTCTTCTTGCTTCAGAATTATTTTATCGATGGGATGACTTCAGGGAGTGTGAAATGA
- a CDS encoding DUF1413 domain-containing protein, producing MLVKDLFKGYEWNRIPKRDRTMLGSLFLSYIAAHD from the coding sequence ATGCTTGTGAAGGATCTGTTCAAGGGTTATGAGTGGAACCGAATTCCCAAGCGGGACCGGACCATGCTGGGTTCCCTGTTCCTCAGCTATATTGCTGCACACGACTGA